Part of the Heptranchias perlo isolate sHepPer1 unplaced genomic scaffold, sHepPer1.hap1 HAP1_SCAFFOLD_1215, whole genome shotgun sequence genome, AAGGGGCCGGAGGCCGGCGTTAAAGGGGCCGGAGGCCGGCGTTAAAGGGGCCGGAGGCCGGCGTTAAAGGGGCGGAGGCCGGCGTTAAAGGGGCCGGAGGCCACCACAGTTAaaatcacctcccctccctcccccccccattctgggAATGTGGGTGTCGGGGCAAGGCGGAGATACATTGCCCACCCTCAGTgtccccgaggaggaggaggaggaggaggaggaggggggaggaggaggtgacccaccttctcgaaccgctgGAGGTTATTCTTTGTAGCGGCTTTAATACAATTGAGGGtctcgctcggccacttcagggggcagttTAATGGTCAACCAGctcggtgtggggactggagtcacatacagagcCAGGCTGGGTGAGGACGGCAGTTTTTCTGCCctgaaaggacattaatgaaccgatTGGGTCTTCAACCACAGTCCGACATccccggtcacttttactgatattttCAAgtgttttaaaactgaattcagattCGCCAACTGCccccggtgggatttgaactcaggttctCTGGGCTATTAGTCCAAGACtatggattactggtccagtaacagaacccccGACACCTCCGTTACCACCCCCCGGGGGAGGGGCTGGGCGGGGAAATCGGTTATTAAATCGCACCCGGGGACGGGGGGTCGCGGGCAGGGGTCGAGGGGTGTCTAACCTCCAATTCCTCTGCCCCCTGCCCGACCTTCTCGCGGGTCTCCTTTCTCCGGCCGCCAGGTTCCCAAGTTCGATCCCTCCATCTCGCTGGCCCACCGAGAGCGCGGTCCCCGGTCCCGTGCCTGCGGCGGGCGGAACACGCGGCTCCTGGAAGGAGAGCAGCGCCAACTCGCACTGAACGGTGTTTAACGTCTCGTTCAGTCTCCCCATGGACGAGTCGTAATGAGACAcgacacctcccctgctcttcagacCCTCCGCTCCATCAGGCAGCCTTCGATCCTCCTCCTCGCTGGCTGGACCTCGTCCCTCGAGTAACCGGCCGGCCGttgtcctcccctcctcctcgcccGCCACCTTCATCAGATCTCGGAAGACCCTCCTGCCCAGTTTCTGCCGCTGCCTGGCCGCCATCGCCGCCATCGCCTCGACCTGTGCTTCAATCTCCAGACGCTTCTCCTCCAGACGTCTGCGTAGCAGCAGACGCTCCGCCCCAGGCTGGCCGACCGACGCTCCCTCCCGGCCGGCGGGATCTTGCTGCCCCGCTGTCGGGTCTGCCGGAGAGGGGGTGCGGCCTCCAAGTCTccgcctgctcctctccttgcgCTCTGCGAAGGTGGTCATTTGGACCCCGTTTGTC contains:
- the LOC137308130 gene encoding calmodulin-regulated spectrin-associated protein 3-like → MSRRFTYVIKNRGLWRSVGEGNGAEPGLRPIPGAQGEAPSTNGVQMTTFAERKERSRRRLGGRTPSPADPTAGQQDPAGREGASVGQPGAERLLLRRRLEEKRLEIEAQVEAMAAMAARQRQKLGRRVFRDLMKVAGEEEGRTTAGRLLEGRGPASEEEDRRLPDGAEGLKSRGGVVSHYDSSMGRLNETLNTVQCELALLSFQEPRVPPAAGTGPGTALSVGQRDGGIELGNLAAGERRPARRSGRGQRNWRWTQRCGDGLCFFTDSSREPRR